In Lasioglossum baleicum unplaced genomic scaffold, iyLasBale1 scaffold1771, whole genome shotgun sequence, the following proteins share a genomic window:
- the LOC143220959 gene encoding polyglutamylase complex subunit TTLL1-like → MASSTVAENRRVTNLNVSNNYGRKVLNVYRVSTSGTDKTKVTFCTDVDKSVIVHNFEKRGWVQVGPEDDWNFYWAVTQSCRNIFSVETGYRMDDKQMINHFPNHYELTRKDLLVKNIKRYRKELEREGNPLAERSDGPGKYIYLDFIPVTFVLPADYNMFVEEYRKSPQSTWIMKPCGKSQGAGIFLINKLSKLKKWSREAKNPFNPNLTKESYVISRYIDNPLLIGGKKFDLRLYVLITSFRPLKAYLFKLGFCRFCTVKYDTSIQELDNMYVHLTNVSVQKHGEEYNSKHGGKLSVHNLRLYLESTRGKAVTEKLFANITWCIVHSLKAVAPVMANDRHCFECYGYDIIIDNDLKPWLIEVNASPSLTSTTVNDRILKYKLIDNIISIVVPPDGVPDVKWNKCPPPEALGNFELLLDEELCMQEDKEYSSGKYRGSSSKWK, encoded by the exons ATGGCATCCAGTACAGTAGCGGAAAATAGACGTGTTACAAATTTAAATGTGTCTAATAATTATGGCAG aaaagttctaaacgttTACAGAGTATCGACAAGTGGAACGGACAAGACGAAAGTGACGTTTTGCACGGACGTGGACAAGTCCGTGATAGTACATAACTTCGAGAAAAGGGGATGGGTTCAAGTAGGTCCGGAAGATGATTGGAATTTTTATTG GGCAGTCACTCAATCGTGTAGGAATATATTCAGCGTAGAAACCGGATACAGAATGGACGACAAACA gatGATCAATCATTTTCCGAATCACTATGAATTGACTCGAAAGGACCTTTTGGTGAAAAACATAAAGCGCTATCGGAAAGAATTGGAACGCGAGGGAAATCCTTTAGCGGAAAGAAGCGATGGTCCGGGAAAATATATTTACCTCGATTTCATACCTGTCACGTTCGTATTACCAGCAG ATTATAACATGTTCGTGGAGGAATACCGAAAATCACCGCAAAGCACGTGGATCATGAAGCCGTGTGGAAAATCGCAGGGGGCTGGTATATTCCTGATTAATAAATtaagtaaattaaaaaaatggtcCCGAGAGGCGAAAAATCCGTTCAATCCGAATTTAACGAAAGAGTCATACGTAATATCTAG GTACATTGATAATCCACTTTTGATCGGAGGAAAAAAGTTCGATCTTCGATTATACGTTCTTATTACATCTTTCCGACCACTGAAAGCGTATCTGTTCAAGCTGGGATTTTGTCGGTTCTGCACCGTCAAATACGATACTAGTATTCAAGAATTGGACAATATGTACGTTCATCTTACGAACGTATCTGTACAAAAGCATGGT GAAGAATACAACAGCAAGCACGGTGGTAAGCTGAGTGTACACAATTTGAGGCTGTATTTGGAGAGCACGCGTGGGAAAGCGGTTACCGAAAAATTGTTTGCGAACATCACTTGGTGTATTGTGCATTCTTTGAAAGCTGTTGCTCCAGTTATGGCGAACGATCGAcactgtttcgagtgctacggCTACGACATTATCATCGATAATGATCTTAAACCGTGGCTTATAGAG GTAAATGCATCTCCATCGTTGACCTCCACTACAGTAAATGaccgaattttaaaatacaaactAATTGACAACATAATTTCAATTGTCGTGCCACCCGATGGTGTACCAGA CGTAAAATGGAACAAATGCCCACCACCAGAAGCGCTAGGAAATTTCGAGCTCCTTTTGGACGAAGAATTGTGCATGCAAGAAGACAAAGAATATTCATCCGGAAAGTACCGCGGCTCCTCGAGCAAATGGAAATAA